Proteins co-encoded in one Arachis hypogaea cultivar Tifrunner chromosome 11, arahy.Tifrunner.gnm2.J5K5, whole genome shotgun sequence genomic window:
- the LOC112722928 gene encoding peroxidase 42 has translation MAPKTCFLFFLALVSFSAVLAFAEEDDPGLVMNFYKETCPQAEDIIKEQVKLLYKRHKNTAFSWLRNIFHDCAVQRCDASLLLDSTRRTLSEKETDRSFGLRNFRYIETIKEAVERECPGVVSCADILVLSARDGIVSLGGPYIPLKTGRRDGRRSRAEVVEQYLPDHNESISSVLDKFGAMGIDTPGVVALLGAHSVGRTHCVKLVHRLYPEVDSALNPEHVPHMLKKCPDSIPDPKAVQYVRNDRGTPMVLDNNYYRNILDNKGLLLVDHQLAHDKRTKPFVKKMAKSQDYFFKEFSRAITILSENNPLTGSKGEIRKQCNLANKIRTTDDEP, from the exons ATGGCTCCCAAAACTTGTTTCCTCTTCTTCTTAGCTTTAGTATCCTTTTCAGCAGTACTGGCTTTTGCCGAAGAAGATGATCCTGGCCTTGTTATGAACTTCTACAAGGAGACATGCCCTCAGGCTGAAGACATCATCAAAGAACAAGTGAAGCTTCTCTACAAGCGCCACAAGAACACTGCATTCTCCTGGCTCAGGAACATTTTCCATGACTGTGCTGTTCAG AGATGTGATGCATCGCTGCTTTTGGACTCCACAAGAAGAACCTTGTCTGAGAAGGAGACTGACCGAAGCTTCGGGCTGAGGAACTTCAGGTACATTGAGACCATCAAGGAAGCCGTGGAGAGAGAGTGCCCTGGAGTTGTTTCCTGTGCTGATATCCTTGTCCTTTCTGCCAGAGATGGCATTGTTTCT CTAGGAGGTCCTTACATCCCTCTAAAAACAGGAAGAAGGGATGGTAGAAGGAGCAGAGCTGAGGTCGTTGAACAGTACCTTCCAGACCACAATGAATCCATTTCTTCCGTTCTCGATAAGTTTGGCGCCATGGGAATCGACACTCCCGGCGTAGTTGCATTACTTG GAGCACACAGCGTTGGGCGAACCCACTGCGTGAAGTTGGTGCACCGTTTGTACCCGGAGGTAGACTCAGCGCTGAACCCAGAGCATGTGCCGCACATGCTGAAGAAGTGCCCGGACTCCATTCCGGACCCAAAGGCCGTACAGTATGTGAGAAATGACCGTGGTACCCCCATGGTTCTGGACAACAACTACTACAGGAACATCTTGGACAACAAGGGGCTCTTGCTGGTGGATCACCAATTGGCCCATGACAAAAGGACTAAGccttttgtgaagaaaatggctaAGAGTCAGGACTATTTCTTCAAGGAATTCTCCAGAGCCATTACCATTCTGTCTGAGAACAACCCTCTCACTGGCTCTAAAGGTGAGATTAGAAAGCAGTGCAATCTTGCCAACAAGATCCGTACCACCGACGACGAGCCTTAG
- the LOC112722926 gene encoding tRNA wybutosine-synthesizing protein 2/3/4, with translation MEFEKRKAATLSSLNSTEHDKSPKGSLDIPIIPLINALNNHPFYFTTSSCSGRISILSQPLQNDAVSTLPKKKARGGTWLFVSHDPADTDSLHSLLFPTSESTQSSPVPSELVFRFEPLIIAVECKDLSSAQSLVWLAISCGFRESGITNASKRVIIAIRCSIRLEVPLGDTGKIMVNPEYVRYLVQVANDKMEANRNRTERFLAVLQHSNGFGGGPVVADIGNHLLPNCDHYEVEDESRSGTENGDTYSGFVGSPVCNVPVTHVEVVGEPVEKLFLWGHSACALDNGKVVVFGGFGGPGRHARRDDLLLLDPCSGNLEMISTPACESPSPRLGHTASLVGDCMFVIGGRTGPDKILSDVWILDTTKNYWRLHQCGGSVFPPRHRHAAAVVGSNIYVFGGLDTDIIFSSFYILDTQNLQWKEIPVSGDLPCARHSHAMVASDSQIYMFGGYTGGKALGDLYRFDVQKCQWKKEKTAGRIPHARFSHSMFVNKNFLGIIGGCPVRQNCQELALLDLKLRLWKHVTLNSVGKDLFVRSTANVVGNDLVIVGGGAACYAFGTKFSEPAKVNLLHVTCSHDEPLPIKNQDNHMNIQRERTNGNMIEHSKGSQPVHAPNVLGNEKSDLNGALLCLSNQSQKIASHYVLQLEKKYAKSGKDILKKFGWLDLGRKACSEEGGMHIRFPVRKGFVTLFNKRIHHSADAIDGNNELLFSKPHNRDGYSLNALSCSEGLNLLVEYGAIMLVDEVVEVRKAAKSPLKVMNEAVTSLIKHKGLPESLLEELPTRWDRLGDIVIVPAASFKDSLWDSIAEELWPIVAKSLKAHRLARQGPVAATGTRDSKLQILVGDNGWVNHRENGILYSFDATKCMFSWGNLSEKLRMARLDCKDEVIVDLFAGIGYFVLPFLVRAHAKLVYACEWNPHAVEALKHNLQANSVADRCIVLEGDNRIMAPKNMADRVSLGLLPSSECSWVTAVRALRRDGGILHVHGNTKDTEERQWTDHVLKSIDEIARSEGYCWEVSIEHVERVKWYAPHIRHVVADVRCRQIRR, from the exons ATGGAGTTTGAGAAGAGAAAAGCGGCAACACTATCATCGTTGAACTCAACCGAGCACGACAAGTCTCCAAAGGGCAGTTTGGACATTCCAATAATACCTCTCATCAATGCACTCAACAACCACCCTTTCTACTTCACTACAAGCTCCTGCTCCGGCAGAATCTCAATCCTCTCTCAGCCTcttcaaaacgacgccgtttcaacGCTTCCCAAGAAGAAAGCCAGAGGCGGTACCTGGCTCTTCGTTTCCCACGATCCTGCCGATACCGACTCCCTCCATTCCCTCCTCTTCCCCACCTCCGAGTCAACTCAGTCTTCACCCGTTCCCTCCGAACTCGTCTTCAGATTCGAGCCCCTCATCATCGCCGTCGAGTGCAAAGATCTTTCTTCCGCTCAGTCGCTGGTGTGGCTCGCAATATCATGTGGTTTCAGGGAATCTGGCATCACCAACGCCAGCAAGCGTGTAATCATAGCGATTCGCTGTTCGATACGGTTGGAGGTGCCGTTAGGGGACACTGGCAAGATTATGGTGAACCCTGAGTATGTTAGGTATCTTGTTCAGGTCGCAAACGACAAGATGGAAGCTAATAGGAACAGAACTGAGAGGTTCCTTGCAGTGTTGCAGCATTCCAATGGTTTTGGAGGAGGACCTGTGGTTGCGGATATCGGTAACCATTTACTGCCAAATTGTGATCATTATGAAGTTGAGGATGAGTCTCGGTCAGGAACCGAGAATGGAGACACCTATTCAG GATTTGTTGGTTCTCCTGTTTGTAATGTGCCAGTTACACATGTTGAAGTTGTTGGTGAACCAGTGGAGAAACTTTTTCTATGGGGCCATTCAGCTTGTGCATTGGATAATGGCAAGGTGGTTGTATTTGGTGGCTTTGGAGGGCCAGGGAGACATGCAAGAAGAGATGATTTGTTGCTGCTTGATCCATGTTCTGGCAATCTTGAAATGATCAGCACTCCTGCATGTGAGTCTCCATCCCCACGACTAGGCCATACAGCTTCCTTGGTTGGAGATTGCATGTTTGTGATTGGAGGTCGGACTGGTCCTGATAAAATTCTGAGTGATGTATGGATCCTTGATACAACTAAGAATTATTGGAGGTTACATCAATGTGGCGGTAGTGTCTTTCCTCCCAG ACATCGTCATGCTGCAGCTGTGGTGGGTTCGAATATCTACGTATTTGGAGGACTTGACACCGATattatattttcttccttttataTTCTTGACACACAAAATTTACAATGGAAAGAGATACCAGTTAGTGGGGACTTGCCTTGTGCACGCCACTCTCATGCAATGGTGGCATCTGATTCTCAGATTTATATGTTTGGTGGATACACTGGTGGGAAAGCACTTGGAGATTTATATAGATTTGATGTTCAGAAGTGTCAGTGGAAGAAGGAAAAGACTGCTGGAAGGATTCCACATGCTAGGTTCTCACACTCAATGTTTGTGAATAAAAATTTTCTTGGCATTATTGGTGGTTGCCCAGTCAGACAAAATTGTCAGGAGTTAGCTTTACTTGATTTGAAGCTTCGTCTATGGAAGCATGTTACCCTTAATTCTGTTGGTAAAGATTTGTTTGTGCGTAGTACAGCTAACGTTGTTGGCAATGACCTTGTTATTGTTGGTGGTGGTGCAGCATGCTATGCATTTGGAACCAAGTTTAGTGAGCCAGCAAAAGTCAACTTGCTCCATGTAACATGTTCACATGATGAACCTTTGCCCATCAAGAATCAGGACAACCATATGAATATACAGAGGGAACGGACAAACGGGAATATGATTGAACATTCTAAAGGATCCCAACCTGTACATGCACCAAATGTATTGGGAAATGAAAAATCAGATCTTAATGGTGCCTTACTTTGTTTGAGTAACCAAAGTCAGAAGATTGCATCACATTATGTCCTGCAACTAGAAAAGAAATATGCCAAATCAGGGAAGGACATATTGAAGAAATTTGGATGGTTAGACTTGGGGAGGAAGGCATGCTCTGAAGAGGGTGGAATGCATATCCGTTTTCCTGTTCGTAAGGGATTTGTTACTTTATTTAATAAAAGGATTCATCATTCAGCTGATGCAATTGATGGAAATAATGAACTTCTCTTCTCAAAACCACATAATCGAGATGGATACTCGTTAAATGCGTTGTCCTGTTCTGAAGGATTGAATCTTCTTGTTGAATATGGTGCAATTATGTTGGTAGACGAGGTTGTTGAAGTAAGAAAAGCTGCTAAGTCCCCTTTGAAAGTGATGAATGAAGCTGTAACATCTTTGATTAAACATAAAGGCCTACCGGAATCGCTTCTAGAGGAATTGCCAACAAG GTGGGATCGGCTTGGAGATATTGTCATAGTTCCAGCGGCTTCTTTCAAGGATTCCTTGTGGGACTCCATCGCAGAGGAGCTTTGGCCCATTGTTGCCAAATCACTTAAGGCCCATCGTCTTGCTCGCCAA GGCCCTGTTGCTGCTACTGGTACAAGAGATAGCAAATTGCAAATTCTTGTTGGAGATAATGGTTGGGTCAATCATCGAGAAAATGGAATACTTTATTCTTTTGATGCTACAAAGTGCATGTTCTCATGGGGCAATCTATCCGAGAAGCTCCGGATGGCCAGGCTAGATTGTAAAGATGAGGTTATAGTAGATCTCTTTGCTGGCATTGGCTACTTTGTGCTGCCTTTTCTTGTCAG GGCCCATGCAAAACTTGTATATGCATGTGAGTGGAATCCCCATGCGGTAGAAGCACTCAAACATAATCTACAAGCTAACTCTGTAGCTGACCGTTGTATCGTGCTTGAGGGAGATAATCGAATTATGGCCCCCAAG AACATGGCTGATAGAGTATCTCTTGGTCTCCTTCCATCTAGCGAGTGTAGCTGGGTCACAGCTGTCAGGGCTTTAAG GAGAGATGGTGGAATATTACACGTCCATGGGAATACAAAGGACACTGAAGAACGTCAGTGGACTGATCATGTGTTGAAGTCCATAGATGAAATTGCTAGATCTGAAG GTTATTGTTGGGAGGTTTCAATAGAACATGTAGAGAGGGTGAAATGGTATGCTCCACACATTCGCCATGTCGTTGCAGATGTAAGATGCAGACAGATCAGAAGATAG
- the LOC112724091 gene encoding uncharacterized protein: MILSFFSSKSRNLLARAFHSGKRFLNPSSGDIVFRAICVNLKHRRWSVLERLSPKLTSSLVSRVVCEFQNSPQLALDFYNWVGGLFPHSLDSCCTLVHVLVKSRRFDEALFLLRNLITEEGTPPLMLLEVLIESYGRCCSSIAAFDALVRACTQVGDTEGAYDVIYNLRSRGCFITIHAWNNFLNHLVQLNEIDRFWNLYRGMGSFGYMENVNTFNLVIYALCKECRLVEAISVLYRMMKGGIFPNVVSFNIIIDAACKIGNLGLFLKLFKKMTMMSGDFVWPNSVTYNSIINGFCKNGKLLLAEEMLHKMVKTGIEPSVRTYATLIDGYARWGSLEEALRLCDVMVERGLVPNNVVYNSILHWFYREGSIEEASLLLADMIDKHICPDQYSYAILTKGLCRNGYLTEALKLHSQILEHNLIQDSFSHNILLNYICKRKNMAVAKQLLGSMITRGLAPDVYTYGTVIDGYCKLGNTNDALQIFDWMIKMDEKPNLTIYNSVINGLCKMASIDAVEYIVDELRKRRLFDATTFNTLISGYCTGGQIDKVFNLIIEMKSLGISANRVTYNTLINLLCKCGCEEEAKELMKMMIVQGIHPDFVTYTTLVTHFIKTCSPDEVIALHDYMILKGVVPHQKTYDTVVAPLLLEEGRKKKS; encoded by the coding sequence ATGATTTTGAGTTTCTTTTCATCCAAAAGTCGTAACCTTTTGGCTCGAGCTTTTCATTCTGGTAAGCGTTTCTTAAACCCAAGTTCTGGAGATATTGTTTTCAGAGCTATTTGTGTTAACTTGAAGCATAGGAGATGGAGTGTGTTGGAGCGACTATCCCCCAAGCTCACCAGCTCCTTGGTGAGCCGAGTTGTTTGCGAGTTCCAGAACTCGCCACAGTTGGCTTTAGATTTTTATAACTGGGTTGGAGGGTTGTTCCCTCACTCATTAGATTCCTGTTGCACTTTGGTTCATGTGCTGGTGAAGTCAAGAAGATTTGATGAGGCATTATTTCTTCTGAGAAACTTGATTACTGAAGAGGGCACTCCTCCATTGATGTTGTTGGAAGTATTGATAGAGAGTTATGGAAGATGTTGCTCTAGTATTGCGGCTTTTGATGCATTGGTGAGGGCTTGTACTCAGGTTGGGGATACTGAAGGTGCTTATGATGTCATCTATAATTTAAGGAGCCGGGGTTGTTTCATTACTATTCATGCTTGGAATAATTTCCTAAATCACTTGGTGCAATTGAATGAAATCGATAGGTTTTGGAATTTGTATAGAGGAATGGGTTCTTTTGGTTACATGGAAAATGTGAATACTTTTAATTTGGTTATCTATGCTCTGTGTAAGGAATGCCGACTAGTGGAAGCTATTTCAGTGTTATATAGGATGATGAAGGGTGGAATTTTCCCCAATGTAGTCTCATTTAACATAATCATAGACGCGGCTTGCAAGATTGGCAACTTGGgtcttttcttgaaactttttaAAAAGATGACCATGATGTCAGGGGATTTTGTTTGGCCCAATTCTGTTACTTACAACTCCATAATCAACGGATTCTGCAAGAATGGGAAATTATTACTTGCAGAAGAGATGCTTCATAAAATGGTCAAGACAGGTATAGAGCCGAGTGTTCGAACATATGCTACTTTGATAGATGGTTATGCTAGGTGGGGAAGTTTGGAGGAGGCACTGAGGCTCTGTGATGTAATGGTGGAAAGGGGATTGGTCCCTAATAATGTTGTTTACAATTCGATTTTACATTGGTTTTATCGTGAAGGAAGTATTGAGGAAGCTTCTTTGCTACTAGCTGACATGATTGATAAGCATATATGCCCTGATCAGTACTCTTATGCAATCCTTACCAAAGGCCTTTGCAGAAATGGATATCTGACTGAAGCTCTTAAGCTTCATAGCCAGATTTTAGAACATAACCTAATACAGGATTCTTTTTCTCATAACATACTTCTTAACTATATATGCAAAAGGAAAAACATGGCGGTAGCCAAGCAACTATTGGGCAGCATGATTACCCGTGGCCTGGCTCCTGATGTTTATACATACGGAACTGTGATTGATGGATATTGTAAACTAGGTAACACAAACGACGCGCTTCAAATTTTTGATTGGATGATAAAGATGGATGAGAAGCCTAACTTGACAATATACAATTCTGTCATTAATGGTCTGTGTAAAATGGCCTCAATAGATGCTGTAGAATACATAGTTGATGAATTGCGAAAGAGAAGATTATTTGATGCAACGACCTTTAATACCTTAATTAGTGGATATTGCACTGGCGGACAGATTGATAAAGTGTTTAATTTGATTATCGAAATGAAGAGCTTGGGAATTTCTGCGAATAGAGTCACGTATAATACACTGATAAACCTTCTCTGCAAGTGTGGTTGCGAGGAAGAAGCAAAAGaattgatgaagatgatgattgtCCAGGGTATTCATCCTGATTTTGTAACATACACTACACTTGTTACTCACTTCATCAAGACATGTAGTCCTGATGAGGTGATTGCATTGCATGACTACATGATTCTAAAGGGAGTAGTCCCTCACCAGAAAACATATGATACCGTTGTAGCACCACTTCTTttagaagaaggaagaaagaaaaagtcaTAA